In Plutella xylostella chromosome 4, ilPluXylo3.1, whole genome shotgun sequence, a genomic segment contains:
- the LOC105391577 gene encoding rho-associated protein kinase 2 isoform X1 gives MEVCKDGERLQRLRALEDRLCDPRSAGNVDCLLDTVTALVSDCDHPAIRRMKNVEAYTSRYEMFASEIVDLRMKAADFDLIKVIGRGAFGEVQLVRHKSTQNLYAMKLLSKVEMIKRSDSTFFWEERHIMAHANSEWILKLHFAFQDHKYLYMVMDYMPGGDLVSLMSDNYDIPEKWAKFYTMEIVLALDVIHGMGFVHRDVKPDNMLIDKYGHLKLADFGTCMRMGPDGLIRASNAVGTPDYISPEVLQSQNGEGVYGRECDWWAVGIFLYEMLIGDPPFYADSLVGTYGKIMDHRNSLQFPDDIEISKEAKSLIRGLLTDRVKRLGKDSVEEIKQHPFFINDQWSFENLRESVPPVVPELSSDDDTRYFDDIEKSDALDESFPVPKAFVGNHLPFVGFTYNGDYQLCAGKSKPADVVDTAPNHMNSVGSEAILQLEKLLERERDARRGAEERLAGLCAQHEALAAREARGLQQLADGGKELALLRHDLREVQRKAEQEADARRKAEASHADAKRRFEEEQNKRVKEMANMQMYNDKINALEKQLLEVREKLKQEAEAAAKSRKQAAELSAAQAAAAAASDGTLASLRAQQEALESERAAQGEALAAATAARQRADAALAEAAARLGAAHAETERAAARAARLAADNAALSERVAALEKECASLAHEQRAAAHLYQQELRAHRDTQRSQLLNKEEANLELVKALQGKLGEEKATRARAEAACQEKERQMSMLRVDYRQMQQRLQKLEGEHRQESEKVIGLQAALEQENAARCSLASEVNAAETAARTAASERDARARELATARASLHEASEKLATANAERDMYYSRSEELRSQLENEQHFCHVYRTQSNELRAQLEQECRGARELEQERAGLLHQLQLAIARADSEAIARSIAEETVAELEKEKTMKELEYRDAVSSHRAELAARDALVQGLRDRDHENLATIDLQRKEVDELRRSGTALAERAASLSRLQDEIERLSKKLNSEVMLKQQAVNKLAEIMHRKDMNPANAKNKSKVSARKEKDYRKLQQELTREKDKFDQHVAKLQRDLQEALQQLLDEQATRAKLAMEVDSKDAEIEQLKEKLAALTSETASQSSADAEDGENEQTLEGWLSVPFKQNIRRHGWKKQYVVVSSKKIIFYNSENDKQNTTDPVMILDLSKVFHVRSVTQGDVIRADAKDIPRIFQLLYAGEGEARRPGDLADQPPDSADNAGNTVQYKGHDLVSITYHIPTACEVCPRPLWHMFRPPHAYECRRCRMKVHAEHVSDGEGVAACKLHADRARELLLLAGAAAEQRRWVARLARRITRHGYRASQHDHHKLSPRYTHTHTHTHTHTSSGAGWRASPAASRATATAPRSTTTTSCPPETRCVRT, from the exons ATGGAGGTGTGCAAGGACGGGGAGCGGCTGCAGCGGCTGCGCGCGCTGGAGGATCGGCTGTGCGACCCGCGCTCCGCCGGCAACGTGGACTGCCTGCTGGACACGGTCACGGCGCTCGTGTCCGACTGCGACCACCCCGCCATCCGCCGCATGAAGAACGTCGAGGCCTACACCAGCAGAT ATGAGATGTTTGCTTCTGAGATAGTTGATCTGCGTATGAAAGCCGCGGACTTTGACCTGATCAAAGTAATCGGTCGAGGGGCATTCGGTGAGGTGCAACTAGTCAGACATAAATCAACACAGAATCTTTATGCAATGAAGCTTCTTAGTAAGGTGGAAATGATTAAGAGATCTGATTCTACATTCTTCTGGGAGGAGAGGCATATAATGGCACACGCCAACTCTGAGTGGATTCTTAAACTTCACTTTGCATTTCAAGACCACAAGTATCTGTACATGGTCATGGACTATATGCCTGGCGGAGACCTCGTCAGCCTCATGtctgataattatgatatacCTGAAAAATGGGCAAAGTTTTACACCATGGAAATTGTCCTCGCCCTAGATGTCATCCATGGAATGGGGTTCGTTCACAGAGATGTGAAGCCAGACAACATGTTGATAGACAAGTACGGCCACTTGAAACTAGCTGACTTTGGCACCTGCATGAGAATGGGCCCCGACGGCCTGATAAGAGCCAGCAATGCAGTGGGCACTCCTGACTACATATCCCCAGAAGTGCTACAATCACAAAATGGTGAAGGAGTTTATGGCAGGGAATGTGACTGGTGGGCTGtaggaatatttttatatgaaatgtTGATAGGCGACCCTCCATTTTATGCTGACAGTCTCGTTGGTACTTATGGAAAAATTATGGATCACAGGAACTCATTGCAATTTCCTGATGACATAGAAATATCAAAGGAGGCAAAGTCTCTGATAAGAGGCCTACTCACAGACAGAGTCAAAAGATTGGGGAAGGACAGTGTGGAAGAAATAAAGCAGCATCCATTCTTTATCAATGATCAATGGAGTTTTGAAAACCTGCGAGAGTCGGTCCCGCCCGTGGTGCCCGAGCTCAGCAGCGACGACGACACGCGCTACTTCGACGACATCGAGAAGTCGGACGCGCTGGACGAGTCCTTCCCCGTGCCCAAGGCATTCGTGGGCAACCACCTGCCCTTCGTGGGGTTCACGTACAATGGCGACTACCAGCTGTGCGCCGGCAAGAGCAAGCCGGCCGACGTGGTGGACACCGCGCCCAACCACATGAACAGCGTGGGCTCGGAGGCCATCCTGCAGCTGGAGAAGCTGCTGGAGCGCGAGCGCgacgcgcggcgcggcgccgaGGAGCGGCTGGCGGGGCTGTGCGCGCAGCACGAGGCGCTGGCGGCGCGGGAGGCGCGCGGGCTGCAGCAGCTGGCGGACGGCGGCAAGGAGCTGGCGCTGCTGCGGCACGACCTGCGCGAGGTGCAGCGTAAGGCCGAGCAGGAGGCCGACGCGCGCCGCAAGGCCGAGGCCAGCCACGCCGACGCCAAGCGCCGCTTCGAGGAGGAGCAGAACAAGCGCGTCAAGGAGATGGCCAACATGCAGATGTACAACGACAAGATCAACGCGCTCGAGAAGCAGCTGCTGGAGGTGCGCGAGAAGCTCAAGCAGGAGGCGGAGGCGGCGGCCAAGTCGCGCAAGCAGGCGGCCGAGCTGAGCGCggcgcaggcggcggcggcggcggccagcgACGGCACGCTGGCCTCGCTGCGCGCGCAGCAGGAGGCGCTGGAGAGCGAGCGCGCGGCGCAGGGCgaggcgctggcggcggccaCGGCGGCGCGCCAGCGGGCCGACGCCGCGCTGGCCGAGGCCGCGGCCCGCCTGGGCGCCGCGCACGCCGAGACcgagcgcgccgccgcccgcgccgcgcgcctgGCCGCCGACAACGCCGCGCTGTCGGAGCGCGTGGCGGCGCTGGAGAAGGAGTGCGCGTCGCTGGCGCACGagcagcgcgccgccgcgcaccTGTACCAGCAGGAGCTGCGCGCGCACCGCGACACGCAGCGCTCGCAGCTGCTCAACAAGGAGGAGGCCAACCTCGAGCTCGTCAAGG CGCTGCAAGGCAAGCTGGGCGAGGAGAAGGCGACGCGCGCGCGCGCCGAGGCCGCGTGCCAGGAGAAGGAGCGCCAGATGTCCATGCTGCGCGTCGACTACCGACAGATGCAGCAGCGACTGCAGAAGCTGGAGGGGGAGCACCGGCAGGAGAGCGAGAAG GTGATCGGCCTGCAAGCGGCTCTAGAGCAAGAGAACGCGGCCCGCTGTTCCCTGGCCAGTGAAGTGAACGCGGCGGAGACGGCGGCGCGCACGGCGGCGTCCGAGCGCGATGCACGGGCGCGCGAGCTGGCCACCGCCCGGGCCTCGCTGCACGAGGCGTCAGAGAAACTGGCCACGGCTAATGCTGAAAGGGACATGTACTATTCTAGG AGCGAAGAGCTCCGCTCGCAACTAGAGAACGAGCAGCACTTCTGCCACGTGTACCGCACGCAGAGCAACGAGCTTCGAGCCCAGCTGGAGCAGGAGTGTAGGGGAGCCCGCGAGCTGGAGCAGGAGCGCGCCGGGCTGCTGCACCAGCTGCAGCTGGCCATCGCGCGCGCCGACTCCGAGGCCATCGCCAG ATCGATAGCCGAGGAGACCGTGGCCGAGCTAGAGAAAGAGAAAACGATGAAGGAGCTGGAATACAGAGACGCGGTGTCGTCGCACCGCGCCGAGCTGGCGGCTAGAGACGCACTGGTGCAGGGGCTAAGGGACAGAGATCATGAGAATCTTGCTACTATTGATCTGCAGCGGAAG GAGGTGGACGAGCTCCGGCGCAGCGGCACGGCGCTGGCGGAGCGCGCGGCCTCGCTGTCCCGTCTCCAGGACGAGATCGAGAGGCTCAGCAAGAAGCTCAACTCCGAGGTCATGCTGAAACAGCAGGCGGTTAATAAGCTGGCTGAGATCATGCACAG AAAAGACATGAACCCGGCCAACGCCAAAAACAAGAGCAAGGTCTCCGCGCGCAAAGAAAAGGACTACCGCAAGCTGCAACAGGAACTCACGCGGGAGAAGGACAAGTTCGACCAGCACGTGGCCAAGCTGCAGCGGGACCTGCAGGAAGCATTGCAGCAGCTGTTGGACGAGCAGGCCACGCGCGCCAAGCTCGCCATGGAG GTGGACAGCAAAGACGCGGAAATCGAGCAGCTAAAAGAGAAGCTGGCAGCCCTGACCAGCGAGACGGCCTCTCAGTCCTCAGCTGATGCAGAAGACGGAGAGAACGAACAGACCCTCGAGGGCTGGCTCTCCGTGCCCTTCAAGCAGAACATACGCCGCCACGGCTGGAAGAAGCAATACGTGGTGGTGTCTTCCAAGAAGATTATCTTCTATAATTCGGAGAATGACAAGCAGAATACTACGGATCCTGTGATGATTTTGGATTTGAG CAAAGTGTTCCACGTGCGCTCCGTGACCCAAGGCGACGTGATCCGCGCCGACGCCAAGGACATCCCGCGCATCTTCCAACTGCTGTACGCGGGCGAGGGCGAGGCGCGCCGCCCCGGCGACCTGGCCGACCAGCCGCCCGACAGCGCCGACAATGCCG GCAACACGGTGCAGTACAAGGGGCACGACCTGGTGTCCATCACGTACCACATCCCGACGGCGTGCGAGGTGTGCCCGCGCCCGCTGTGGCACATGTTCCGTCCGCCGCACGCCTATGAGTGCAGAC GTTGCCGCATGAAGGTGCACGCCGAGCACGTGTCGGACGGCGAGGGCGTGGCGGCGTGCAAGCTGCACGCGGACCGCGCGCGCGAGCTGCTGCTgctggcgggcgcggcggccgaGCAGCGGCGCTGG GTGGCGCGCCTCGCCCGCCGCATCACGCGCCACGGCTACCGCGCCTCGCAGCACGACCACCACAAGCTGTCCCCcaggtacacacacacacacacacacacacacacacacacgagCAGCGGCGCTGGGTGGCGCGCCTCGCCCGCCGCATCACGCGCCACGGCTACCGCGCCTCGCAGCACGACCACCACAAGCTGTCCCCcag
- the LOC105391577 gene encoding rho-associated protein kinase 2 isoform X2: MEVCKDGERLQRLRALEDRLCDPRSAGNVDCLLDTVTALVSDCDHPAIRRMKNVEAYTSRYEMFASEIVDLRMKAADFDLIKVIGRGAFGEVQLVRHKSTQNLYAMKLLSKVEMIKRSDSTFFWEERHIMAHANSEWILKLHFAFQDHKYLYMVMDYMPGGDLVSLMSDNYDIPEKWAKFYTMEIVLALDVIHGMGFVHRDVKPDNMLIDKYGHLKLADFGTCMRMGPDGLIRASNAVGTPDYISPEVLQSQNGEGVYGRECDWWAVGIFLYEMLIGDPPFYADSLVGTYGKIMDHRNSLQFPDDIEISKEAKSLIRGLLTDRVKRLGKDSVEEIKQHPFFINDQWSFENLRESVPPVVPELSSDDDTRYFDDIEKSDALDESFPVPKAFVGNHLPFVGFTYNGDYQLCAGKSKPADVVDTAPNHMNSVGSEAILQLEKLLERERDARRGAEERLAGLCAQHEALAAREARGLQQLADGGKELALLRHDLREVQRKAEQEADARRKAEASHADAKRRFEEEQNKRVKEMANMQMYNDKINALEKQLLEVREKLKQEAEAAAKSRKQAAELSAAQAAAAAASDGTLASLRAQQEALESERAAQGEALAAATAARQRADAALAEAAARLGAAHAETERAAARAARLAADNAALSERVAALEKECASLAHEQRAAAHLYQQELRAHRDTQRSQLLNKEEANLELVKALQGKLGEEKATRARAEAACQEKERQMSMLRVDYRQMQQRLQKLEGEHRQESEKVIGLQAALEQENAARCSLASEVNAAETAARTAASERDARARELATARASLHEASEKLATANAERDMYYSRSEELRSQLENEQHFCHVYRTQSNELRAQLEQECRGARELEQERAGLLHQLQLAIARADSEAIARSIAEETVAELEKEKTMKELEYRDAVSSHRAELAARDALVQGLRDRDHENLATIDLQRKEVDELRRSGTALAERAASLSRLQDEIERLSKKLNSEVMLKQQAVNKLAEIMHRKDMNPANAKNKSKVSARKEKDYRKLQQELTREKDKFDQHVAKLQRDLQEALQQLLDEQATRAKLAMEVDSKDAEIEQLKEKLAALTSETASQSSADAEDGENEQTLEGWLSVPFKQNIRRHGWKKQYVVVSSKKIIFYNSENDKQNTTDPVMILDLSKVFHVRSVTQGDVIRADAKDIPRIFQLLYAGEGEARRPGDLADQPPDSADNAGNTVQYKGHDLVSITYHIPTACEVCPRPLWHMFRPPHAYECRRCRMKVHAEHVSDGEGVAACKLHADRARELLLLAGAAAEQRRWVARLARRITRHGYRASQHDHHKLSPRDSMRSNLKAAYMNASQRSSTLPANASLPRQ, from the exons ATGGAGGTGTGCAAGGACGGGGAGCGGCTGCAGCGGCTGCGCGCGCTGGAGGATCGGCTGTGCGACCCGCGCTCCGCCGGCAACGTGGACTGCCTGCTGGACACGGTCACGGCGCTCGTGTCCGACTGCGACCACCCCGCCATCCGCCGCATGAAGAACGTCGAGGCCTACACCAGCAGAT ATGAGATGTTTGCTTCTGAGATAGTTGATCTGCGTATGAAAGCCGCGGACTTTGACCTGATCAAAGTAATCGGTCGAGGGGCATTCGGTGAGGTGCAACTAGTCAGACATAAATCAACACAGAATCTTTATGCAATGAAGCTTCTTAGTAAGGTGGAAATGATTAAGAGATCTGATTCTACATTCTTCTGGGAGGAGAGGCATATAATGGCACACGCCAACTCTGAGTGGATTCTTAAACTTCACTTTGCATTTCAAGACCACAAGTATCTGTACATGGTCATGGACTATATGCCTGGCGGAGACCTCGTCAGCCTCATGtctgataattatgatatacCTGAAAAATGGGCAAAGTTTTACACCATGGAAATTGTCCTCGCCCTAGATGTCATCCATGGAATGGGGTTCGTTCACAGAGATGTGAAGCCAGACAACATGTTGATAGACAAGTACGGCCACTTGAAACTAGCTGACTTTGGCACCTGCATGAGAATGGGCCCCGACGGCCTGATAAGAGCCAGCAATGCAGTGGGCACTCCTGACTACATATCCCCAGAAGTGCTACAATCACAAAATGGTGAAGGAGTTTATGGCAGGGAATGTGACTGGTGGGCTGtaggaatatttttatatgaaatgtTGATAGGCGACCCTCCATTTTATGCTGACAGTCTCGTTGGTACTTATGGAAAAATTATGGATCACAGGAACTCATTGCAATTTCCTGATGACATAGAAATATCAAAGGAGGCAAAGTCTCTGATAAGAGGCCTACTCACAGACAGAGTCAAAAGATTGGGGAAGGACAGTGTGGAAGAAATAAAGCAGCATCCATTCTTTATCAATGATCAATGGAGTTTTGAAAACCTGCGAGAGTCGGTCCCGCCCGTGGTGCCCGAGCTCAGCAGCGACGACGACACGCGCTACTTCGACGACATCGAGAAGTCGGACGCGCTGGACGAGTCCTTCCCCGTGCCCAAGGCATTCGTGGGCAACCACCTGCCCTTCGTGGGGTTCACGTACAATGGCGACTACCAGCTGTGCGCCGGCAAGAGCAAGCCGGCCGACGTGGTGGACACCGCGCCCAACCACATGAACAGCGTGGGCTCGGAGGCCATCCTGCAGCTGGAGAAGCTGCTGGAGCGCGAGCGCgacgcgcggcgcggcgccgaGGAGCGGCTGGCGGGGCTGTGCGCGCAGCACGAGGCGCTGGCGGCGCGGGAGGCGCGCGGGCTGCAGCAGCTGGCGGACGGCGGCAAGGAGCTGGCGCTGCTGCGGCACGACCTGCGCGAGGTGCAGCGTAAGGCCGAGCAGGAGGCCGACGCGCGCCGCAAGGCCGAGGCCAGCCACGCCGACGCCAAGCGCCGCTTCGAGGAGGAGCAGAACAAGCGCGTCAAGGAGATGGCCAACATGCAGATGTACAACGACAAGATCAACGCGCTCGAGAAGCAGCTGCTGGAGGTGCGCGAGAAGCTCAAGCAGGAGGCGGAGGCGGCGGCCAAGTCGCGCAAGCAGGCGGCCGAGCTGAGCGCggcgcaggcggcggcggcggcggccagcgACGGCACGCTGGCCTCGCTGCGCGCGCAGCAGGAGGCGCTGGAGAGCGAGCGCGCGGCGCAGGGCgaggcgctggcggcggccaCGGCGGCGCGCCAGCGGGCCGACGCCGCGCTGGCCGAGGCCGCGGCCCGCCTGGGCGCCGCGCACGCCGAGACcgagcgcgccgccgcccgcgccgcgcgcctgGCCGCCGACAACGCCGCGCTGTCGGAGCGCGTGGCGGCGCTGGAGAAGGAGTGCGCGTCGCTGGCGCACGagcagcgcgccgccgcgcaccTGTACCAGCAGGAGCTGCGCGCGCACCGCGACACGCAGCGCTCGCAGCTGCTCAACAAGGAGGAGGCCAACCTCGAGCTCGTCAAGG CGCTGCAAGGCAAGCTGGGCGAGGAGAAGGCGACGCGCGCGCGCGCCGAGGCCGCGTGCCAGGAGAAGGAGCGCCAGATGTCCATGCTGCGCGTCGACTACCGACAGATGCAGCAGCGACTGCAGAAGCTGGAGGGGGAGCACCGGCAGGAGAGCGAGAAG GTGATCGGCCTGCAAGCGGCTCTAGAGCAAGAGAACGCGGCCCGCTGTTCCCTGGCCAGTGAAGTGAACGCGGCGGAGACGGCGGCGCGCACGGCGGCGTCCGAGCGCGATGCACGGGCGCGCGAGCTGGCCACCGCCCGGGCCTCGCTGCACGAGGCGTCAGAGAAACTGGCCACGGCTAATGCTGAAAGGGACATGTACTATTCTAGG AGCGAAGAGCTCCGCTCGCAACTAGAGAACGAGCAGCACTTCTGCCACGTGTACCGCACGCAGAGCAACGAGCTTCGAGCCCAGCTGGAGCAGGAGTGTAGGGGAGCCCGCGAGCTGGAGCAGGAGCGCGCCGGGCTGCTGCACCAGCTGCAGCTGGCCATCGCGCGCGCCGACTCCGAGGCCATCGCCAG ATCGATAGCCGAGGAGACCGTGGCCGAGCTAGAGAAAGAGAAAACGATGAAGGAGCTGGAATACAGAGACGCGGTGTCGTCGCACCGCGCCGAGCTGGCGGCTAGAGACGCACTGGTGCAGGGGCTAAGGGACAGAGATCATGAGAATCTTGCTACTATTGATCTGCAGCGGAAG GAGGTGGACGAGCTCCGGCGCAGCGGCACGGCGCTGGCGGAGCGCGCGGCCTCGCTGTCCCGTCTCCAGGACGAGATCGAGAGGCTCAGCAAGAAGCTCAACTCCGAGGTCATGCTGAAACAGCAGGCGGTTAATAAGCTGGCTGAGATCATGCACAG AAAAGACATGAACCCGGCCAACGCCAAAAACAAGAGCAAGGTCTCCGCGCGCAAAGAAAAGGACTACCGCAAGCTGCAACAGGAACTCACGCGGGAGAAGGACAAGTTCGACCAGCACGTGGCCAAGCTGCAGCGGGACCTGCAGGAAGCATTGCAGCAGCTGTTGGACGAGCAGGCCACGCGCGCCAAGCTCGCCATGGAG GTGGACAGCAAAGACGCGGAAATCGAGCAGCTAAAAGAGAAGCTGGCAGCCCTGACCAGCGAGACGGCCTCTCAGTCCTCAGCTGATGCAGAAGACGGAGAGAACGAACAGACCCTCGAGGGCTGGCTCTCCGTGCCCTTCAAGCAGAACATACGCCGCCACGGCTGGAAGAAGCAATACGTGGTGGTGTCTTCCAAGAAGATTATCTTCTATAATTCGGAGAATGACAAGCAGAATACTACGGATCCTGTGATGATTTTGGATTTGAG CAAAGTGTTCCACGTGCGCTCCGTGACCCAAGGCGACGTGATCCGCGCCGACGCCAAGGACATCCCGCGCATCTTCCAACTGCTGTACGCGGGCGAGGGCGAGGCGCGCCGCCCCGGCGACCTGGCCGACCAGCCGCCCGACAGCGCCGACAATGCCG GCAACACGGTGCAGTACAAGGGGCACGACCTGGTGTCCATCACGTACCACATCCCGACGGCGTGCGAGGTGTGCCCGCGCCCGCTGTGGCACATGTTCCGTCCGCCGCACGCCTATGAGTGCAGAC GTTGCCGCATGAAGGTGCACGCCGAGCACGTGTCGGACGGCGAGGGCGTGGCGGCGTGCAAGCTGCACGCGGACCGCGCGCGCGAGCTGCTGCTgctggcgggcgcggcggccgaGCAGCGGCGCTGGGTGGCGCGCCTCGCCCGCCGCATCACGCGCCACGGCTACCGCGCCTCGCAGCACGACCACCACAAGCTGTCCCCcag